GAATTGATTTTAATCTAAGTGAGAGCATTAGGGGTTTGATGAATCCTTTATTTGGTACATTTGTTGAAGCTTCCACATGCTGTAGAGTTCTTTTGATCTTGGCTCCatacattattttgtttttagtgcCTTACTAAAAGTTGTGACAAGATCCTAGAACTTTTTGATTTTAAGTTATCAACTTCTACCCCAATTGGTGATATTATATGGAATAATCTCATGCTCAAGTCTTGTATCTTTTAATCGAGGGTAGAGAGTTATTGGCTAAAATGGTGTTTCTAGATaagcatgatttttattttatcctaGGCATGAATCGGATGTCTTCTTATCATGCTTGTATGCATTTTTAGAGAGAAGAATGGGTTTATGAGGTTATGTACCAACTACCATGATCTAAATTGATTTACCATTAAGAGTAAATATCCTTTGCCTTTGCCTAGCGTTGATGACTTGTTTGGCTAATTGCAAAGAGCACAAGTATATTCTaagattgattttgttttggttattgCTAGTCGAAAATTTGGGATATTCCAAAGGTAGCCTTTTGGATTAGGCATGGTCATTACAAGTTCTTGATGATGATGTTTGGATTAAGTAATGCCCCTACTACCTTTACAGATTTGATGAATGTGGTGTTTCATGATTACTTGGATCACTTTATCATAATGTTCATTAATggtattttgttttattctaaGAGGAAATAATTTGTTTTCTAAAATGAGGAAGTGAGAATTTTGGTTGAATCAAGTAGGGTTGTTAGATTAAGTGATCTCTAAGGATGGAATCACATTGGATCATAGAAGGATGTAAGAATCATGAGAAAGATTTCCCAACATGACTTGGAGTTGGCTATAGTTGCgtttgcttgaaaatttggaGACACGATCTATATGAGAGATATGATACTTGTATGGATCATAAAAGTTTAAAGTATTCATTTAACTAGAATGAGCTAAATATGGGACAACGAAGATGGCTTGAATTGATTAAGGGTTATGATTACTCTATTAACTATCATCCTCTTAAAGCTAATGACATAGTTAATGCACTTAGTAGAATGTCTCCAAGTTTTTCAGCTGTTTTGCATACCACTTAGAGGAAAATCATTATTGATCTAGAACGGATGGGAGTTGAGGTTGTATAGGCCATTCTAAGGCCTACTAGGCTAGTTGAGAGTTCAACCAACTCtagtaaagaaaattaaattggtGCTAGGTAATGACTCATAGTTGATGAAATCATAAATGAAGTGCATAAAGGAAGGAGACCTAAGTTTAATGTGTAAAGTTTCATGAATgaggaatgaaatttttgtaaGAGGGGAAAAATGTAACGCCccaagtattaaaaaaaaaaataataataataatgaaaaaaagtgTGGTCAATTTTTGTTTCAACCCACGTGCCCCACCTACCCCTTATCTCCCAACCACATAACCTTGTAAAATATCTCTCCCTCTTGGCCAAGTACCTCTCCCTCTTATCTTGTCctcatttcttttatttcactttaaaacacaaacacaaacacaaaaacacacagcacttctctctttctccctcactCTCCCATGGTTCCCCATtcctcaccaccaccaccaccatctttTCTAGTGAAATTTACTAGAAAACTAAATAGGAAAAAGCGAAGGTTCACTCATCtcttttatttgaggtaaaGACTCCTAATCTTTGGTGGGTTTTTATATGCTTTCGCTTGAGGTTCTTTTAATCTAAGCTTTGATAAtgatatttatgtgatttatgagTTTTGAAAGCGATATTcatatgtttatatgtatggATTTGGTCTTGGTGGActtatttgatgagtgggtttatGGTTTGTACTAATGGTGGTTTTCTAAGGTTTGTTATGGTGAATATTTTGGGAGTTTCGCTTGCTAATGTGAAATAGttggtaaatctaatttttattgtttatttggagttagtgAAGGATTTACATTTGGGGTTTGTAATGGTGGATATTGTTATATATGCTGTTGTTTCATGGGTCTCTTGAAAATGGTATGTATATATTGTGGAAGAAAATTATAAGGTGTTAGGATCTCTTATGATAAAGGAGAAGGTTTTGAATGACATGATTTTAAGTCTATAAATTGGGGTCTATGCCTTGTAAATTAAattgttgagaaactttggaagtataatacattatttgtgaggttaaatactaggCCAGCCTAATTAAGtgcttatttggcaattcctaattTCTAGCTAGATACCATTTTAAGCTTTATGCTTATTATGATAGGTTTGCTTGATGTTGTTTTGGTTGTAACTAATCTCATTTGGAACTTGGAGAATTAGGCTTTTGTATGTtgcaaggtaagtagctttttaatatgattttttggaaaataatcatgttgcataaacattatttttgggtctaacacattttggaaaattatttatgGGATTATGTTTTCTTGAAAAGTAATATGTTGTGACCCTATTATATACAAGGTTTTGAAATCCGGAccattcattgaaccgtaaaagagaggttcaaggtttttgaggtcgaaccaagattgaaccgtgatgacgtcataattaatttaataacgAGTACCCTCTGCAGTCACTATTGAGGAGGTCAGATTTCAAGGGGGGGATAGTGAAATGGGGGACGACACTAGGGACATTCAACATACGATACAAATTgagaaatttcattaaaatataggTGTTAGCAGGATTTGTTGCCAAGTTCACTCCCTCCTCTGGGGCTTCTTTGATGATATGCCAAGTCACAGCTAGACAATGGAAGGTGTATGTGGATGGTGCGTCTAACACAAGAGGTTCGGGAGTAGGGGTGGTGTTGGTGTCCCTTGATGGCATAAGAGTAGAGAAGTCACTAAGGTTGGGCTTTTGGGTTTTGGACAATGAGGCTAAATACAAAGCCCTTATTGCTAGATTGCGGGCAGCACAAGAGCTCGGTGTAGAGAAGGTAGAAATGGTTTCAGATTCCAAGTTGGTGGTTAAGTAGATGGGAGTTTCAAGGCAAGAGACCAGTATAGTCAGGGTATTGAGAAGTCAAAACAGCTGTGCTGACTCCTTGGCAACATTGGCATACTCTTCGGGTGATCACATTCCCCGAATGATACTAGTAAAGCTTTTGGAGCACCCGAGCATTGAGTGCCAAACGTTAGTGGCAACTACGTCGGAACTGGGGTTGAGTTGGATGGATCCATACGTAGCCTTTTTGTCCGACGGGTCTTTGCCGGGGGATGCAAAAGAGGCGGAGAAAGTGCACAGAATGTCGACACGTTTCTGGCTATCTGAGGATAAGAGGTTGTATGGAGAGTCATACAGTGGACAATATTTGTTGTGCCTTCATCCTGGGAAAACCGTTGAGTTGTTGACCAAACTTTATGAAGGAGTATGTGGCGGGCACTTAGGGGGAGGTCCCTTACATATCGAGCCTTGACTCAAGGATTCtagtggccaaatatgcaaTGAAAAATGGTAGAttatgttagaaaatgtgatTGATGCCAAATTCATGCACTGTTATTACACCAGATGGGGGGAAACCTTAACTCGATCGCGAGTCCTTGGCCCTTCGCCCAATGGGGGCTAGATATAGTCTGACCTTTCCCTTAGGCCACGAGAAACAGACGGTATGTAGTGGTGGCTACAGActatttcactaagtgggtagAGGCCGAAGTCTTAGCAACATCAGGGACATGGATATAAAAAGattcgtgtggaagaacattatcacaaGGTTCGGAGTTCCCCAAGTGATGGTATCTGATAATAGTTGCAATTTGATAGTAAGCTCTTTCGGGAATACTACAACAACCTTGGTATAACCAACAGGTACTCATCACCAGCATACCCCCAAAGCAATGGGCAGGTCGAAGCAACGAATAAGGTGATTGTCAAcgatttgaaaaagaaattggaGGGGGTAAAGGGAAGTTGGGTCAAGGAGTTTCCGAACGTTTTGTGGACGTATCGAATTACTCCTAGAAGATCGACAAACGAGATGCTCTTCTTCATGACTTATGGTACCGAAGCAGTTATACTGATTGAAATCAATTTGTTAAGTTCAAGGGTGGCGTGCTTTGCACAGGGATGTAACAATGAAAGTATAATTGGCAATCTGGATGCATTGGAAGAGCGAAGAGACATGGTGGCCTTGTGGCTCGCAAATTATTGACAAAAGTTGGTCTAGGGGTATAACAGGAACATTAGGATTCAAGAATTTGTGCCGGGGGACCTCGTCCTGCGAAAGGCCGTTAGGAGTATGAAAGATCAGAGTGCTGGAAAATTGACTCCAAACTAGGAAGGGCCCTACCGAGTGACAGCTACAGCCGAAGCGAGAGCCTATTACTTGGAAGATTTGGAAGAGAAACCCTTGACCTAACCATGGAATGTCTACAATTTAAAGAAGTATTACCAGTAAATGTAATGGGTGGCATGAAATTGCCATTA
This genomic stretch from Quercus robur chromosome 4, dhQueRobu3.1, whole genome shotgun sequence harbors:
- the LOC126721713 gene encoding uncharacterized protein LOC126721713, giving the protein MGVSRQETSIVRVLRSQNSCADSLATLAYSSGDHIPRMILVKLLEHPSIECQTLVATTSELGLSWMDPYVAFLSDGSLPGDAKEAEKVHRMSTRFWLSEDKRYSSPAYPQSNGQVEATNKVIVNDLKKKLEGVKGSWVKEFPNVLWTYRITPRRSTNEMLFFMTYGTEAVILIEINLLSSRVACFAQGCNNESIIGNLDALEERRDMVALWLANY